In the Meiothermus sp. CFH 77666 genome, CGTGGTGGGCATTCTCTCCGTTTACAATCACTATGTCGTAGTGGGGGCGCAGGTCGGGCAGGTGCATCGCCACCGCCCGCAAGCCCGGCTCACCGAAAACATCACCGACAAACAAAACACGCATGGCCTCAGCTTATCGTGCAAAGGGGGCGCTCGAGGTGTAAAAGACCGTATATCGAGCACAACTCCCCCTGTAGCTGGCCATTATGCGCCTCCCACCGGTCGGGTTGGTTCGTCCCCATTCAAAACCAGACAACTTGAGCACTTCGATATTCAGGGCATAGGTTGCGTCCGCTGACTTGGATAAATAGCCCCCACCTCACCCCAAAGCTGCTCCAGGCTGGCCGCCGGGAGTCGGCAGGCCCCTTGCTGGCACAGGTAAGCCAGTCCGGGCTGACGGTTTTGTAACACCGGCAGAGTACCAGGGGAGCCTGCGGCCAGGGTGGTGAGCGGCAGGAACCAAGCGCGAACTGCAGGCAACATTTCCGAAGGGATCACCACGGCCAACTCAGAGCCTCGAGTACCCACCAAGTGCGCTTGCAGCAGCGCCGGAAAACCAAAGGGATTGCGGGTCAGGCTCTGGGCATGAAATGCCACCGCCGCCAGCGCCGCCTCATGCCAGTCGGGGCGCAGGTACAGCGCCGCAAGCCGAAACAGCAGCTCTACCGCCGAGGCGCTACCAGAGGGGTAGGGGCCATCGTAGGCATCGCGGACAGCGACAGGCAGGGTTGGGTCAAGCGAGTCGCGGAAACCCCCTGCAGGCTCACGGAAGTGGGTCAGAATGGCCTCGACCAGGGCATGTGCGGCCTCCAGCCATTCCATCTCGCCGGTGGCTTCATAGAGCGCCAGCAAGCCCAGCCCGTAGTGGGCCTGGTCGCTAAGGTAGGCCTGGGGTTTGAGCAAACCCTGCCGCCAGGCGTGTCGCAAGAGACCCTCCCGGAACATTTCCTTCAGGACAAAACGGGCGTTCCGACGGGCCGCCTCCACATAGGCAGGTTCCCCCAGCCAGCGCCCCACCTCCGCAAATGCCCGCAGCATCAGGCCGTTCCAGTCGGCCAGCACTTTGTCGTCGGTGAGGGGTGGGGTGCGCTGGCGGCGGGCTTCATATAGCCGGTATCGCACACTTTTGACCCAGCTTTCAAAGGATTCCGGCCCCATCCCCAGGTGTTGCATGAGCACCTCGTCGGGGATGCGGCGCTCGAGGACGTTGGTGTGCTCCCAGTTCCCGGCCTCCGAAACCCCAAACAACAGGCCGGCGGCTTCTGCTTCTGCTCCCAGGACTTCCCGAAACTCTCGCTGCTGCCAGACGTAGAACCTGCCCTCCACCCCTTCCGAGTCGGCATCCTGCGCTGAGTAAAACCCGCCTTCCGGCCCGGTCATCTCGCGCAGCACATAGTCCAGGGTTTCGGTGGCAATGCGTCGGTAGCGGCGGCGCTGGGCCTGGCTGACCTGGCCAAGCAGGCTCGAGGCCGCATAAACCCGGGCCAACTGCGCGTTGTCGTAAAGCATTTTCTCGAAGTGGGGCACCCGCCAGATGTGGTCTACCGCGTAGCGGTGGAATCCACCCCCCACCTGGTCATATAGACCACCCTCAACCATGCGGTCTAACGTGAGCTGCAGATGTTTCCAGGCCGCATCGTCGCCCAGCCAGGCATGGGACAGCAGATACTGCAGGGCGGGTGACTG is a window encoding:
- a CDS encoding thioredoxin domain-containing protein, translated to MPNRLAKESSPYLLQHAHNPVDWFPWDEEAFAKARSEHKPIFLSVGYATCHWCHVMERESFEDPEVAAILNTHFVPVKVDREELPDVDHVYMSALQAMTGSGGWPMNMFLLPDLRPFFGGTYWPPQDRQGMPSFRRVLVGVHNAWQHQQKEVLENAEQLTAFLQGQLEPRQGELPENLHQMALAGLSRTFDPAYGGFGAAPKFPQSPALQYLLSHAWLGDDAAWKHLQLTLDRMVEGGLYDQVGGGFHRYAVDHIWRVPHFEKMLYDNAQLARVYAASSLLGQVSQAQRRRYRRIATETLDYVLREMTGPEGGFYSAQDADSEGVEGRFYVWQQREFREVLGAEAEAAGLLFGVSEAGNWEHTNVLERRIPDEVLMQHLGMGPESFESWVKSVRYRLYEARRQRTPPLTDDKVLADWNGLMLRAFAEVGRWLGEPAYVEAARRNARFVLKEMFREGLLRHAWRQGLLKPQAYLSDQAHYGLGLLALYEATGEMEWLEAAHALVEAILTHFREPAGGFRDSLDPTLPVAVRDAYDGPYPSGSASAVELLFRLAALYLRPDWHEAALAAVAFHAQSLTRNPFGFPALLQAHLVGTRGSELAVVIPSEMLPAVRAWFLPLTTLAAGSPGTLPVLQNRQPGLAYLCQQGACRLPAASLEQLWGEVGAIYPSQRTQPMP